From the candidate division WOR-3 bacterium genome, one window contains:
- a CDS encoding hydrogenase iron-sulfur subunit: MANYEPKIVGFLCNWCTYAGADLAGTSRMQYPPNMRPIRVMCSGAVDSVYILRALLEGADGVFMGGCHPGDCHYVSGNYKARRRMVLFNSIMKSVGLDTDRVWLRWISAAEGRKFADTITEMTEHLRKKGPSVFKEKWEV; encoded by the coding sequence ATGGCTAACTACGAACCGAAGATAGTTGGTTTCCTCTGTAACTGGTGTACCTACGCGGGCGCGGACCTGGCCGGCACGTCGCGCATGCAGTACCCGCCGAACATGCGGCCGATCCGAGTGATGTGCTCGGGCGCGGTCGACTCGGTCTACATCCTGCGCGCCCTGCTCGAAGGCGCGGACGGCGTGTTCATGGGCGGGTGCCATCCCGGCGACTGCCACTATGTCTCCGGCAACTACAAGGCCAGGCGCCGGATGGTGCTTTTCAACTCGATCATGAAGTCCGTGGGCCTGGATACTGACCGGGTCTGGCTGCGCTGGATCTCTGCGGCCGAGGGCCGCAAGTTCGCGGACACAATCACCGAGATGACCGAACACCTCCGCAAGAAGGGCCCGAGCGTCTTCAAAGAGAAGTGGGAAGTGTGA